DNA from Thermoanaerobaculia bacterium:
AGACGTGGCTCGCGGACCTGCCCGAAGACTAGTCGCGAGCGGCCCGTCGGCCGGCGACTCGCGAATCGAAGGAAAGTCCCGGCCCGTTTCGCCCTCCGGGTTCTGATCCGCGGCCCGCGACTCACGGCTCGCGATCAGCCGCTGGCGCCCGAGTCGTGAGCCGCGACTCGCGACTCCCGACTCGCGACCCGTGACTCCGTTACCGATATCGCGGCACCGACGGATCCACCTCGCACGACCACGCGTCGATTCCCCCCGCGAGATTGATCGCGCGCGAAAAACCGTTTCGCCTCAGCCAGTCGACGACCATCGCGGACCGCGAACCGTGGTGGCAGAAGACGACGATCTCCCCTTCCGGATCGAGCTCGCCGGCGCGGCCCGGGATCTCCCGCATCGGGATGAGCGTCGCCCCCTCGATCCGCGCGACCGCGTGCTCGGCCGGCTCCCGCACGTCGAGGAACACGACGCCCGGCCGCCCGCGGCGGGCGGACGCCTCGGCGGCGCCGATCGCCGGCGCGTTCAGAATCCCTCCAGGACGCTCGTGACGAGCGACTGCGCGAACCGGTCCGCCTCCGCATCGATCGCGACGTTCTCGAGATCGGAGTAGTTCGAAGCGCCCACGCCGCCCCCCGCCACGTCGTAGTTCTCCCGGAACGCGTAGGCGTCGTTCTTCCAGATCGGCTTCCCCGAAGGGAGCTCGGTCAGGGCGACCTTCGCCGTGATCTCGATCTGGTAGCGGGTGGCGCGCCCCAGGCTGTCGGCGGCCACCGGATTGAGGGCGAATCCGATGATCTCGCCGGAAAGCTCGGCGTCGCCGTCCCCCTCCTTCGCCGAGACGGAGAACCGGCCGCGCGCGGCGAGCTCCCGCGCGACCGCCGCCGAGAGCCGCTGCTCGAGGCCGATGCGCGGCGTGGAGTTCTTGAACGGGGGAAACGCGATCCGCTTGATCGTGTCGGGGAGGAGGCTCCCGCGCCCGACGAGCGTGTATCCGCACCCGGCCGACAGGACGGCGAGCGCGACGGAGACGACGGCGGCGAGCGCGGGAGAGGACGACGCGGAGATCCCGAGCTTCCGCGCTCGGCCGGCGGCGGCCCTCACCGGTGCGCCGGGATCCGGACGTTCATCGGACGACCACGTTGACGAGCCGATCCGGCACGAAGATCACCTTCACGCGTTCCTTGCCCGCCATCCACTTCGCGATCGATTCCGACCCCTCCGCCGCGCGAAGGACCTCCGCCTCGACGGCGCCGCGCGGCAGCGCCACCTGCCCCCGGAGGCGCCCGTTGACCTGCACGGCGAACTCCACGGTTTCGTCGCGCGCGAGCGCCGGATCGAAAGCCGGCCAGCTGCCGGCGAGGAGCGTCCGCCGCCCCCCGAGCCTTTCGTTCAGCTCCTCGGTCAGATGGGGCGCGACCGGGTGCGCGAGCGCGACGAGCGTCCGCGCCGCCGCGTATTTCTCGGCTGCCGGAGCCCCGTCGTCGGCGACGAGCTCCACGACCTCGCGGAGGTA
Protein-coding regions in this window:
- a CDS encoding LptE family protein is translated as MRAAAGRARKLGISASSSPALAAVVSVALAVLSAGCGYTLVGRGSLLPDTIKRIAFPPFKNSTPRIGLEQRLSAAVARELAARGRFSVSAKEGDGDAELSGEIIGFALNPVAADSLGRATRYQIEITAKVALTELPSGKPIWKNDAYAFRENYDVAGGGVGASNYSDLENVAIDAEADRFAQSLVTSVLEGF
- a CDS encoding rhodanese-like domain-containing protein; the protein is MLNAPAIGAAEASARRGRPGVVFLDVREPAEHAVARIEGATLIPMREIPGRAGELDPEGEIVVFCHHGSRSAMVVDWLRRNGFSRAINLAGGIDAWSCEVDPSVPRYR